A region from the Manihot esculenta cultivar AM560-2 chromosome 13, M.esculenta_v8, whole genome shotgun sequence genome encodes:
- the LOC110607463 gene encoding trans-resveratrol di-O-methyltransferase: protein MMELVGGETVDELLEAQTHIWNNTFHIFKSMALKCAVQLGIPDAVNSHGKAMTLSELVAALPVHPTKTHHFYRLMRLLVHMGFFTLQKTADQEGYLLTPASRLLLKDNPLSTSSFVLIALDQVLLETYNCMSTWFQKDEPNPFVTVFGEPLWEYASHEARVNNLFNGAMANDSSLIGKAVVVKCKEVFQGLNSLVDVAGGTGNMTKAISDAFPDLKCTVLDLPHVVTDLEGNKNLNFLAGDMFKAVPPADAILLKWILHDWPDEECVKILKNCKETIRKNKNEEQTGKVIIIDMVMGNQTWNSTKDDDNITEAQLLFDMEMMCSVIGKERNEKEWAKLFFDSGFSNYKINYVLGSRALIEVYP, encoded by the exons ATGATGGAGTTGGTCGGCGGAGAAACCGTAGATGAGCTACTTGAGGCTCAAACTCATATATGGAATAATACATTCCACATTTTCAAGTCCATGGCTCTAAAATGTGCAGTTCAACTAGGCATACCAGATGCTGTTAACAGCCATGGCAAAGCCATGACTCTTTCTGAGCTAGTTGCTGCTCTACCAGTCCACCCCACTAAAACACACCATTTCTATCGTCTTATGCGTCTTCTTGTTCACATGGGTTTCTTTACTTTGCAGAAAACTGCTGATCAAGAAGGCTATTTGCTTACCCCAGCCTCTCGTCTTCTCCTAAAGGACAACCCTTTAAGCACCAGCTCCTTTGTATTGATAGCGCTTGATCAAGTTCTCTTAGAAACATATAATTGCATGAGCACTTGGTTCCAAAAGGATGAGCCCAATCCATTTGTGACAGTGTTTGGAGAGCCACTTTGGGAATATGCAAGCCATGAAGCTAGAGTGAATAATTTGTTTAATGGAGCCATGGCTAATGATAGCTCACTGATTGGCAAGGCAGTGGTTGTCAAGTGTAAGGAGGTATTCCAAGGGCTGAATTCACTGGTGGATGTTGCAGGTGGCACTGGGAATATGACCAAGGCTATTTCTGATGCATTCCCGGACTTGAAATGTACTGTGTTGGATCTCCCTCATGTTGTTACTGATTTGGAAGGCAATAAGAACCTCAATTTTCTTGCAGGAGACATGTTTAAGGCTGTTCCTCCTGCAGATGCAATTTTACTGAAG TGGATATTACACGATTGGCCCGATGAAGAATGTGTGAAGATACTGAAGAATTGCAAAGAGacaattagaaaaaataaaaatgaggaGCAGACAGGGAAGGTCATAATCATTGACATGGTGATGGGAAACCAAACATGGAATAGCACTAAAGATGATGATAATATCACTGAAGCACAGCTACTGTTTGACATGGAAATGATGTGTAGTGTAATTGGTAAAGAGAGAAATGAAAAAGAGTGGGCAAAGCTATTTTTTGATTCTGGATTTAGCaattataagataaattatGTGTTAGGCTCCAGAGCTCTCATTGAGGTTTATCCTTaa